Proteins from a genomic interval of Kitasatospora kifunensis:
- a CDS encoding alpha/beta fold hydrolase produces the protein MTDLAVRDSGMGVGTPLLLLHAFPLHAGMWRAQLDGALGEARVLAPDLPGFGASPEPAGEPALDTWADAVARLMDAVGLERAVIGGLSMGGYLAMAFARRHGDRLAGLLLADTKASADAPGALANRERIAAAVLARQSVALLLEEKTEDALLGSESTPELVAEVRALIGAANPVGVAWAQRAMAARPDSFETLAQLTVPAAVVVGEHDVLTPLADAEAMASALPDAELTVIPGVGHLSALEAPAAFNAAVTALLRRVA, from the coding sequence ATGACCGATCTCGCTGTTCGTGACAGTGGCATGGGCGTGGGGACGCCACTGCTCCTGCTGCACGCCTTCCCGCTGCACGCGGGGATGTGGCGCGCCCAACTCGACGGGGCGCTGGGCGAGGCCCGGGTGCTGGCGCCCGACCTGCCGGGCTTCGGCGCCTCGCCGGAGCCGGCCGGGGAGCCCGCGCTGGACACCTGGGCCGACGCCGTGGCCCGGCTGATGGACGCGGTCGGGCTGGAGCGGGCGGTGATCGGCGGCCTCTCGATGGGCGGCTACCTGGCGATGGCCTTCGCCCGCCGGCACGGTGACCGGCTGGCCGGGCTGCTGCTGGCCGACACCAAGGCGAGCGCGGACGCGCCGGGTGCGCTGGCCAACCGGGAGCGGATCGCGGCGGCGGTGCTGGCCCGGCAGAGCGTGGCGCTGCTCCTGGAGGAGAAGACCGAGGACGCGCTGCTCGGGTCCGAGTCCACGCCGGAACTGGTGGCCGAGGTACGGGCGTTGATCGGCGCGGCCAACCCGGTGGGCGTTGCCTGGGCGCAGCGGGCGATGGCGGCGCGCCCCGACTCCTTCGAGACGCTGGCGCAGTTGACGGTGCCGGCCGCGGTGGTGGTGGGGGAGCACGACGTGCTGACCCCGCTCGCGGACGCCGAGGCGATGGCGAGCGCCCTGCCGGACGCGGAGTTGACGGTGATTCCGGGGGTGGGACACCTGAGCGCGCTGGAGGCCCCGGCGGCCTTCAACGCAGCGGTGACGGCACTGCTGCGCCGGGTCGCCTAG